A genomic window from Lotus japonicus ecotype B-129 chromosome 1, LjGifu_v1.2 includes:
- the LOC130716947 gene encoding uncharacterized protein LOC130716947 → MGKKWAAKRQSLWAPVSNSALSREEIISDVPNGIDKDQWARFIQYRLKPSTQFLKTGKQPSRAQLYIETHKRKDGSFINDAAMGVVEQIEVGLTQSTVDESQVSPFDTVGRVLGVERHGRVRCMGLGAVPTNTFKNSGLRLSSLSFSSSGATSSSSRQWQEKCTNLENAFKAYMIMKEGKIPEEMAQFFAPESHVNDIGSTSNIHSDESGSYNASNM, encoded by the exons ATGGGAAAGAAATGGGCTGCAAAAAGGCAGAGTTTGTGGGCACCAGTGAGTAATTCAGCCTTGAGTAGAGAGGAAATCATAAGTGATGTGCCGAATGGTATAGATAAAGATCAGTGGGCTCGTTTTATCCAATATCGTCTTAAACCATCAACACAG TTCCTGAAAACTGGGAAGCAACCAAGTCGTGCACAATTATACATCGAAACCCATAAAAGAAAGGATGGATCCTTTATCAATGATGCAGCAATGGGTGTAGTG GAACAAATTGAAGTGGGATTGACACAAAGCACTGTTGATGAGTCTCAAGTTTCTCCTTTTGATACTGTTGGTAGAGTGCTAGGGGTAGAGCGTCATGGGAGAGTGCGATGTATGGGTTTGGGAGCAGTTCCTACTAATACATTCAAGAACAGTGGACTTCGACTATCAAGTTTGAGCTTTTCTTCATCCGGTgctacttcatcttcttctaggCAGTGGCAAGAGAAGTGTACCAATTTAGAGAATGCATTTAAGGCCTACATGATAATGAAGGAAGGAAAGATCCCTGAAGAAATGGCTCAATTCTTTGCTCCTGAATCACAT GTAAATGATATTGGAAGTACATCCAACATACATTCGGATGAAAGCGGATCATACAATGCTAGCAACATGTAG
- the LOC130728712 gene encoding uncharacterized protein LOC130728712, with translation MYNNVRPQLGMPQFQPQPPTSSQPNVLGSAFNTAGAGLIRGGLGAYGEKIFGSSSDYVQSNISRYFSDPQYYFQVNGHYVKNKLKVVLFPFLHRGHWTRITEPVGGRLSYKPPIYDINAPDLYIPMMAFGTYVILAGISLGFHGKFSPEALNWLFIKGLIGWVMQTALLKGTLVLLGSGEAAILDMVSYAGYAFPGLCLAVLGRILGGYSYYILMPWTCLCMGVFLVKTMKRVLFAEVRSYDSSKHHYVLLFIALAQFLFFTWLGNI, from the exons ATGTATAACAATGTAAGGCCGCAACTCGGGATGCCTCAATTTCAGCCGCAACCCCCGACAAGCTCGCAACCTAATGTGCTTGGGAGTGCATTTAATACCGCTGGGGCAGGACTCATTCGAGGTGGATTGGGTGCATATGGAGAAAAAATATTTGGGTCAAGCTCTGATTACGTTCAAAGTAAC ATAAGTCGGTATTTCTCTGACCCACAGTATTACTTCCAAGTGAATGGCCACTATGTTAAGAACAAATTGAAGGTGGTTTTGTTCCCATTCCTGCACCGG GGTCATTGGACTAGAATTACTGAACCCGTGGGAGGCAGACTGTCTTATAAACCACCCATTTATGACATAAATGCACCCGACCTGTACATTCCAATGATGGCATTTGGTACCTACGTTATTCTTGCTGGCATCTCATTGGGTTTTCATGGAAA GTTTAGCCCTGAAGCTCTAAACTGGTTATTCATCAAGGGATTGATTGGTTGGGTTATGCAAACTGCACTACTTAAAGGGACATTGGTTTTATTGGGCAGTGGGGAAGCAGCTATATTGGACATGGTATCATATGCTGGGTATGCTTTCCCTGGCCTGTGTTTGGCTGTTCTGGGAAGAATTTTAGGGGGTTACTCCTACTACATTTTGATGCCATGGACCTGCTTATGCATGGGAGTATTCTTGGTGAAAACAATGAAGAGAGTCCTTTTCGCAGAGGTCAGGAGTTATGATTCAAGCAAACACCACTATGTCTTGCTCTTTATTGCTCTGGCTCAGTTCCTATTCTTCACATGGCTCGGAAATATATAG
- the LOC130728713 gene encoding probable DNA-directed RNA polymerase III subunit rpc6, giving the protein MSRLPGSSSLKRKRPDLTDGEDVVYKLIHSKENMGIWIADIKRETKMSDNMVKKCIKSLQDKNLVKEVVNIQSRGKKHYMAVDFEPSKELTGGDWYTDGKFDTDFINAAKDVFLKYVFKQKVATCDGVLEWTRKNAVFSVDVTAQQVEEILRALVLDDEIIEVESTGKEEFASVPKGKICYKSKGGVRGEKKAGAMASIPCGVCPRIIKCAPDADGFISPRTCDYFEKWLDF; this is encoded by the coding sequence ATGAGTCGCCTACCAGGATCTTCTTCCCTTAAACGGAAACGACCAGATTTGACAGACGGGGAGGATGTAGTCTATAAACTCATTCATAGCAAGGAAAACATGGGGATTTGGATAGCTGACATTAAGCGAGAAACAAAGATGTCGGACAATATGGTCAAAAAATGCATTAAGTCGCTTCAAGACAAGAATCTTGTAAAGGAGGTTGTTAACATCCAAAGCAGAGGAAAGAAGCACTACATGGCAGTAGATTTTGAACCTTCCAAGGAACTCACTGGTGGGGATTGGTATACCGATGGGAAATTTGATACAGATTTCATAAACGCTGCAAAGGATGTGTTCTTGAAGTATGTTTTCAAGCAGAAAGTGGCTACTTGTGATGGAGTTTTGGAGTGGACCAGAAAGAACGCGGTCTTCAGTGTTGATGTCACAGCGCAGCAAGTAGAGGAGATTTTGCGAGCCTTGGTTTTGGATGATGAGATCATAGAGGTGGAGAGCACTGGAAAGGAGGAATTTGCATCTGTTCCTAAAGGCAAAATCTGTTACAAAAGCAAAGGCGGCGTTAGAGGGGAGAAGAAAGCTGGTGCCATGGCCTCCATTCCTTGCGGTGTTTGTCCGAGAATCATCAAATGCGCACCAGATGCAGATGGCTTTATCTCCCCAAGAACTTGTGACTATTTTGAGAAATGGTTAGACTTCTAA
- the LOC130732375 gene encoding stress-induced protein KIN2-like, whose amino-acid sequence MDQSQNLSHQAGQATGQAQEKASNLMGSAGNAAQSAKESCQEAGQQMKAKAQGAADAVKSTVGANK is encoded by the exons ATGGACCAATCCCAGAATCTTAGCCACCAAGCTGGCCAAGCCACAGGGCAAGCTCAG GAGAAGGCAAGCAACTTGATGGGCAGTGCAGGCAATGCTGCTCAATCTGCCAAGGAATCCTGCCAAGAG GCTGGCCAGCAAATGAAAGCAAAGGCACAAGGTGCTGCAGATGCTGTCAAGAGCACTGTTGGGGCTAACAAATAA
- the LOC130716997 gene encoding uncharacterized protein LOC130716997, whose protein sequence is MEVLDLWPVFQKHGRVWDVFISSKRDQAGRRFGFVRFLDVKDSRKLEQDLDNIMIGKMKLHANLPRFSKPKRRMALPHGQNPERVQEPRAPAQWRVRQASQSYAQAVSQKGRVESVPASGSGPQPMTVKSQSLPLQAVEEWRGPEVLDGEEWMSRSLVGVIKDRDMATKLRGEAFLLRGFETVKVRFLGDDLALLTGPEGVDLSQLLHESRDWLAEVFVTTYPWSPLVAPDHRVTWVRCFGVPINMWTKLCLQELVAPLGELIAVDPQTESFTYLEFAKVQIRTKEPGVLSLCRKIKVRDAVFSVNIIEDMGSLGLGTCECSCSKCDKEVSVEGSLNLEVDDSNFSVSDEDHDM, encoded by the coding sequence ATGGAGGTCTTGGATTTGTGGCCAGTTTTCCAGAAACATGGGAGGGTTTGGGATGTTTTCATCTCCTCCAAAAGGGACCAAGCAGGCAGGAGGTTCGGGTTTGTGCGGTTTTTGGACGTCAAGGACTCACGTAAACTAGAACAAGATCTGGATAACATCATGATTGGCAAGATGAAACTTCACGCCAATCTGCCAAGGTTCTCTAAACCTAAGAGGAGGATGGCTTTGCCTCATGGCCAAAACCCTGAGAGGGTGCAGGAGCCTAGGGCACCTGCCCAATGGCGAGTGCGTCAGGCGAGTCAATCGTATGCACAAGCGGTTAGTCAGAAGGGACGCGTGGAGTCAGTGCCGGCATCTGGTTCGGGTCCCCAACCAATGACTGTCAAGTCACAAAGTCTGCCCCTGCAAGCTGTGGAGGAATGGCGCGGCCCAGAAGTTCTGGATGGTGAGGAATGGATGTCCAGGAGCTTGGTGGGGGTGATCAAGGATCGTGATATGGCTACAAAACTTCGTGGTGAAGCGTTCCTTCTCCGGGGGTTTGAGACGGTGAAGGTAAGATTTCTAGGGGATGATCTAGCGCTCCTCACGGGGCCTGAAGGTGTTGATCTTTCGCAACTGTTACACGAATCTCGTGACTGGCTCGCGGAAGTCTTTGTTACCACTTACCCTTGGAGTCCACTGGTAGCACCTGATCATAGGGTTACGTGGGTGCGCTGCTTTGGTGTCCCGATCAATATGTGGACGAAGCTTTGCTTACAGGAGCTAGTAGCACCATTGGGAGAACTCATTGCTGTAGACCCCCAAACTGAGTCCTTTACATATCTAGAGTTTGCAAAGGTCCAAATTCGTACCAAGGAACCTGGGGTGTTGTCCCTTTGTAGGAAGATAAAGGTTCGTGATGCGGTGTTTTCTGTGAACATCATTGAAGATATGGGGAGCCTGGGGTTGGGAACCTGTGAGTGTTCCTGCAGTAAGTGTGACAAGGAGGTGTCAGTGGAAGGCTCTTTGAATTTGGAGGTTGATGATTCAAACTTCTCAGTCTCTGATGAGGATCACGACATGTAG
- the LOC130728714 gene encoding uncharacterized protein LOC130728714 — translation MSSPQVPKKRVAFVLIDGIGDVSLPRLGYKTPLQAAKLPNLDAIASAGVNGLMDPVEVGLACGSDTAHLSLLGYDPRVYYRGRGAFESMGAGLAMSPGDIAFKSNFATLDEKSGVVTSRRADRHFEEEGPILCAALDGMKLPSFPDYEVRVRYATEHRCGVVVKGPKLSGNISGTDPLKDNRLLLKAEALDDSPEAKNTAAIINELSKEITKILVSHPVNAKRVAEGKNIANIVLLRGCGIRIEVTPFENKHGLLPCMVAPTKIIAGLGLSLGIDILEAHGATGDYRTLLTSKASAIAKALSAPLQSCPRVFVPGEDEHKAGRSDGYDFGFLHIKAIDDAGHDKASILKVKALEAVDTAIGQLARLLWEAESSGKFQYSLCVTGDHSTPVEYGDHSFEPVPFAICRLKDFVGAIGESIVSKTSLDPFPIPSVKSVEDLTHDLETEERRESQSYSGDSVFELNEIAAARGCLGRFPGGEMMGIIKKFLDLDAGTA, via the exons ATGAGTAGTCCACAGGTGCCAAAGAAAAGAGTGGCATTTGTGCTGATTGATGGGATAGGTGATGTGTCACTGCCGAGGCTTGGATACAAGACTCCTCTTCAGGCAGCAAAACTCCCCAATTTGGATGCCATAGCATCTGCTGGAGTTAATGGACTAATGGACCCTGTTGAGGTTGGTTTAGCTTGTGGAAGTGACACTGCTCATCTTTCCTTGTTGGGTTATGATCCTAGAGTTTATTATCGCGGTAGAGGAGCTTTTGAATCCATGGGGGCTGGATTGGCCATGTCACCTGGTGATATTGCTTTCAAG TCAAATTTCGCAACTCTTGATGAGAAATCTGGAGTTGTCACGAGTAGGAGAGCTGACAGACACTTTGAAGAAGAAGGTCCCATACTTTGTGCTGCCCTGGATGGAATGAAGCTTCCATCTTTCCCTGATTATGAAGTAAGAGTCAG GTATGCAACAGAACATAGATGTGGAGTGGTTGTTAAAGGACCAAAGTTGAGTGGAAATATATCAGGAACAGATCCATTAAAAGACAACCGCTTACTTTTGAAAGCGGAAGCTTTAGATGATTCTCCTGAAGCTAAGAACACTGCTGCCATCATTAATGAGTTATCCAAGGAAATAACAAAAATTCTGGTTTCTCATCCAGTGAATGCTAAACGTGTTGCAGAGGGGAAAAACATAGCAAATATTGTCCTTTTAAGAGGTTGTGGCATCAGAATTGAG GTTACACCATTTGAAAATAAACATGGTTTGTTGCCATGCATGGTAGCTCCAACAAAAATAATTGCCGGTCTCGGCTTATCACTTGGTATTGATATTCTAGAAGCTCATGGAGCAACTGGAGACTATCGAACCTTACTAACTTCAAAGGCATCAGCAATAGCCAAGGCACTCTCAGCTCCTTTGCAGTCTTGCCCTAGAGTTTTTGTGCCTGGAGAGGATGAGCATAAAGCAGGCCGGTCAGATGGCTATGACTTTGGATTTCTTCATATAAAG GCAATCGATGATGCAGGCCACGACAAGGCGAGCATTCTCAAAGTCAAAGCATTAGAAGCTGTAGATACTGCTATAGGGCAGTTGGCAAGGCTTCTCTGGGAAGCCGAATCAAGTGGAAAATTTCAGTATTCACTCTGTGTCACAGGAGACCACTCTACTCCAGTTGAATATGGAGATCACAGCTTTGAACCAGTTCCATTCGCGATATGTCGGTTGAAAGACTTTGTCGGTGCAATTGGTGAATCCATTGTTTCCAAAACTTCTCTAGACCCATTTCCTATTCCAAGTGTTAAGTCTGTTGAAGACTTGACACATGATTTGGAAACCGAAGAGAGAAGAGAGTCTCAATCTTATAGTGGTGATTCAGTTTTTGAGTTGAATGAAATTGCAGCTGCGAGGGGATGTCTGGGGCGTTTCCCTGGAGGAGAAATGATGGGAATTATAAAGAAATTCCTTGACCTAGATGCAGGAACTGCTTGA